In Brevibacillus brevis NBRC 100599, a single genomic region encodes these proteins:
- a CDS encoding amino acid ABC transporter permease, with the protein MPSFAHLTEEFFRTLPFFWKPLLLTFQLTIASVIVGSIIGLFVALLKVSKLPVARFIANAYIMIIRGTPLVVQIFVLYFGFYKVIDLGQFWSAALALAIHSGAYIAEIFRGSIQSIDKGQMEAGLSLGMSARQTMRRIILPQAMKRSIPPLGNQFILSLKESSLAAFIAMDELFSLARRLSAETFDEMTYFLIVALYYLVIVMAFTFVVHIMEKRLAKGEA; encoded by the coding sequence GTGCCCAGTTTTGCCCATCTGACAGAAGAGTTTTTCCGGACATTGCCGTTTTTTTGGAAGCCGTTGCTGCTGACCTTTCAGCTGACGATCGCTTCTGTTATCGTAGGCTCGATTATCGGATTGTTTGTCGCCTTGTTAAAGGTATCCAAGCTTCCAGTTGCACGTTTCATAGCCAATGCATACATCATGATCATTCGCGGTACACCGTTGGTCGTGCAAATTTTCGTCTTGTATTTCGGCTTTTACAAAGTCATTGACCTCGGTCAATTTTGGTCGGCAGCGCTCGCTTTGGCGATTCACAGTGGAGCCTATATCGCAGAGATTTTCCGGGGCTCTATTCAGTCAATTGATAAAGGACAAATGGAGGCAGGGCTGTCTTTGGGTATGTCCGCTCGTCAGACCATGCGTCGGATCATTTTGCCGCAAGCGATGAAACGTTCGATCCCACCGCTTGGCAACCAGTTTATTTTGTCTTTGAAGGAATCGTCTCTGGCCGCTTTCATTGCCATGGATGAGTTGTTCTCGCTGGCCCGCCGCTTGTCTGCGGAAACCTTTGATGAAATGACGTACTTTTTGATTGTGGCGCTCTATTACCTGGTTATTGTCATGGCGTTTACGTTTGTGGTCCACATCATGGAGAAGCGTTTGGCAAAAGGAGAGGCGTAA